A window from Drosophila yakuba strain Tai18E2 chromosome 3L, Prin_Dyak_Tai18E2_2.1, whole genome shotgun sequence encodes these proteins:
- the LOC6532636 gene encoding uncharacterized Golgi apparatus membrane protein-like protein CG5021 isoform X3, translated as MASATVRNVPLLDDDTIPFGEEDDMRDPSRAGQKYTHPYVTFFHLFFRGAAIVIYMFCGWFSDSFITSFVFVVLFLSADFWTVKNISGRLLVGLRWWNYVDDDGVSHWVFESKNSRVNKNEQRIFWLGLILCPVFWSLFFLFALFGLKFKWLLLVMIAIALNAANLYGYVKCNYGASKDLNSAATDFVKTQLFKNAVDIMTRPSGAPPPTNVRPTGVV; from the exons ATGGCCTCCGCTACGGTAAGAAAT GTGCCGCTGCTCGACGATGACACGATACCCTTCGGCGAGGAGGACGACATGCGGGATCCCAGTCGCGCGGGCCAGAAATACAC GCATCCGTACGTCACCTTCTTCCACCTGTTCTTCAGGGGCGCCGCCATCGTGATCTATATGTTTTGTGGCTGGTTCAGCGACTCCTTCATCACCAGCTTCGTTTTTGTGGTGCTCTTCCTGTCCGCCGACTTCTGGACGGTGAAGAACATCTCGGGAAGATTGCTGGTCGGTCTCCGCTGGTGGAACTATGTCGACGACGATGGCGTATCGCACTGGGTGTTTGAGTCCAAGAAC AGTCGGGTCAACAAGAACGAGCAGCGCATCTTCTGGCTGGGACTCATACTCTGTCCCGTCTTCTGGAGCCTCTTCTTCCTGTTTGCCCTATTTGGCCTAAAGTTCAAATGGCTACTGCTGGTGATGATCGCCATTGCGCTGAATGCCGCCAATCTGTACGGCTACGTCAAGTGTAACTATGGCGCCAGCAAGGATCTGAATTCCGCCGCCACAGACTTTGTGAAAACGCAACTCTTCAAGAATGCCGTGGACATCATGACAAGGCCCAGTGGCGCCCCGCCGCCAACCAATGTGCGTCCGACGGGAGTCGTTTAA
- the LOC6532636 gene encoding uncharacterized Golgi apparatus membrane protein-like protein CG5021 isoform X1, whose translation MASATVRNVPLLDDDTIPFGEEDDMRDPSRAGQKYTHPYVTFFHLFFRGAAIVIYMFCGWFSDSFITSFVFVVLFLSADFWTVKNISGRLLVGLRWWNYVDDDGVSHWVFESKNSESYQSRVNKNEQRIFWLGLILCPVFWSLFFLFALFGLKFKWLLLVMIAIALNAANLYGYVKCNYGASKDLNSAATDFVKTQLFKNAVDIMTRPSGAPPPTNVRPTGVV comes from the exons ATGGCCTCCGCTACGGTAAGAAAT GTGCCGCTGCTCGACGATGACACGATACCCTTCGGCGAGGAGGACGACATGCGGGATCCCAGTCGCGCGGGCCAGAAATACAC GCATCCGTACGTCACCTTCTTCCACCTGTTCTTCAGGGGCGCCGCCATCGTGATCTATATGTTTTGTGGCTGGTTCAGCGACTCCTTCATCACCAGCTTCGTTTTTGTGGTGCTCTTCCTGTCCGCCGACTTCTGGACGGTGAAGAACATCTCGGGAAGATTGCTGGTCGGTCTCCGCTGGTGGAACTATGTCGACGACGATGGCGTATCGCACTGGGTGTTTGAGTCCAAGAAC TCTGAATCCTATCAGAGTCGGGTCAACAAGAACGAGCAGCGCATCTTCTGGCTGGGACTCATACTCTGTCCCGTCTTCTGGAGCCTCTTCTTCCTGTTTGCCCTATTTGGCCTAAAGTTCAAATGGCTACTGCTGGTGATGATCGCCATTGCGCTGAATGCCGCCAATCTGTACGGCTACGTCAAGTGTAACTATGGCGCCAGCAAGGATCTGAATTCCGCCGCCACAGACTTTGTGAAAACGCAACTCTTCAAGAATGCCGTGGACATCATGACAAGGCCCAGTGGCGCCCCGCCGCCAACCAATGTGCGTCCGACGGGAGTCGTTTAA
- the LOC6532635 gene encoding myotubularin-related protein 9, which yields MEFADLIKTPKLDGVLLHDPSNAGASGATVGTLCITGHHLLLSARQETSQELWLLHQNIDCVEKKPSLSQNVVVGGLITLKCKDLRIISLEIKCGKEFFNVAASLEALSAIQNTELLYPFFYRPMYSILEDGYTMFRPELEFAKLISGVGMGGGSSPNVANITICMPSTSTSTLTVGAGIPHPLQNGFAIDALAGGGVGGVGGGALQGPQASCEWRITNVNRDFSVCATYGATLIVPKAITDEQIVLSAAFRDGGRFPVLSYRHENGATLMRSSQPQSIQGIKRCRADEAILNLVLGRSRKGFIVDTWGKGKSNTETDLHYSQWKKVNRSIGNVSSPASILDSFARLIEACNDLGCSTDKWLSRLESSGWLSLVLNSLNASCVVAQCLDQEGSPVLVHGAKGLDSTLIVTSLVQIILNPDCRTVRGLQALIEREWIQAGHPFASRHRFSCYTPNQTRNKTSGATFVLFLDCIYQLYTQFPCSFEFSTQLLILLFEHSHFSQYGTFLCDSERERNELNVHTRTTSLWSYLNRPDVLQTLLNPLYEPNANVIWPSVAPISLELWSDLYLRWVIDQRSSATVMSQIQELVTREKELRTQALKLRKQALELGQEVSTLMKSGNDT from the exons ATGGAATTCGCCGACCTCATAAAGACCCCCAAGCTGGACGGAGTCCTGCTGCACGACCCATCGAATGCGGGGGCGTCGGGTGCAACAGTTGGCACACTGTGCATCACCGGGCACCATTTGCTGCTCAGCGCCCGCCAGGAAACCAGCCAGGAGCTATGG TTGCTGCACCAAAACATCGACTGTGTGGAGAAGAAGCCTAGTTTGTCGCAGAACGTCGTGGTCGGTGGGCTTATCACCCTGAAGTGCAAGGACCTGCGCATCATTTCGTTGGAGATTAAGTGTGGCAAGGAGTTCTTCAACGTGGCGGCATCGCTGGAGGCACTCAGTGCCATTCAGAACACCGAACTGCTGTATCCATTTTTCTACCGCCCTATGTACTCGATCCTAGAGGACGGCTACACGATGTTTAG GCCCGAGCTGGAGTTCGCCAAACTCATAAGCGGGGTGGGCATGGGCGGTGGGTCCTCGCCGAATGTGGCCAACATAACAATTTGCATGCCATCAACTTCGACATCAACGTTGACTGTGGGCGCCGGCATTCCCCACCCTCTGCAAAATGGCTTTGCGATAGACGCCCTTGcgggtggtggtgttggtggcgTGGGAGGTGGAGCGCTTCAAGGTCCCCAGGCCTCCTGTGAGTGGCGCATCACCAACGTCAACAGAGACTTCAGCGTTTGTGCCACATATGGCGCCACGCTAATTGTACCTAAAGCAATTACGGACGAGCAGATAGTGCTCTCTGCTGCGTTCCGGGATGGCGGTCGCTTTCCCGTGCTCAGTTACAGGCATGAAAATGGC GCCACGCTGATGCGCAGCTCCCAGCCGCAGTCCATTCAGGGCATCAAGCGCTGTCGAGCTGACGAGGCAATCCTAAATCTGGTGCTGGGTCGCAGTCGAAAGGGGTTCATCGTGGACACCTGGGGTAAGGGCAAGTCGAATACGGAAACTGACCTGCACTACTCGCAGTGGAAGAAGGTAAATCGTTCAATTGGAAACGTCAGTTCGCCCGCCTCCATCCTGGACAGTTTTGCTCGACTGATTGAGGCTTGCAACGATTTGGGGTGCAGTACGGACAAGTGGCTATCGCGATTGGAAAGCAGCGGCTGGCTGAGTCTCGTGCTGAACTCGCTGAACGCCTCTTGTGTGGTGGCGCAATGCCTGGATCAGGAGGGAAGTCCAGTGTTGGTGCACGGTGCTAAAGGGTTAGATTCCACGCTTATTGTCACCTCACTGGTGCAGATCATCCTTAATCCCGACTGCCGAACTGTAAGGGG CCTACAGGCTTTGATAGAGCGCGAGTGGATACAGGCGGGACATCCGTTCGCCTCCCGTCACCGCTTCTCATGCTATACACCAAATCAGACACGCAATAAAACATCTGGTGCCACCTTCGTCCTCTTTCTGGATTGCATTTATCAGCTGTACACGCAGTTTCCCTGCAGCTTTGAGTTCAGCACTCAACTGCTGATCCTTCTATTCGAGCACAGCCACTTTTCGCAGTACGGAACGTTCCTGTGCGATTCAGAGCGAGAGCGGAACGAGCTGAACGTGCACACCAGAACGACGAGCTTGTGGTCTTATTTAAACCGGCCTGATGTCCTTCAGACACTCTTAAATCCGCTTTACGAGCCCAATGCCAATGTGATATGGCCATCGGTGGCGCCCATAAGCTTAGAGCTGTGGAGTG ATCTCTATTTGCGGTGGGTGATAGATCAACGTAGCTCAGCCACAGTCATGTCCCAAATCCAGGAACTTGTCACCCGCGAGAAGGAACTTAGAACTCAG GCCCTCAAACTGCGTAAACAAGCCTTGGAGCTCGGCCAGGAAGTGTCCACCCTCATGAAAAGTGGAAACGATACATAG
- the LOC6532634 gene encoding protein Pixie, producing the protein MSRRKENEEVDKQTRIAIVSDDKCKPKRCRQECKKTCPVVRMGKLCIEVTPTSKIASLSEELCIGCGICVKKCPFEAITIINLPSNLEKHTTHRYSKNSFKLHRLPIPRPGEVLGLVGQNGIGKSTALKILAGKQKPNLGKYANPPDWTEILSYFRGSELQNYFTKILEDNLKALVKPQYVDQIPKAVRGAVGDLLDKKDERDLQTKICEMLDLSHIRDREIAQLSGGELQRFAIAMVCIQNADIFMFDEPSSYLDVKQRLNAALTIRSLLHPTKFIIVVEHDLSVLDYLSDFICCLYGVPGCYGVVTMPFSVREGINIFLDGFVPTENMRFRTESLTFKVSESATEEEIKRMNHYVYPAMVKTLGKFELTVEKGHFSDSEILVLLGENGTGKTTFIRMLAGNLQPDGEVELPMLNISYKPQKISPKFQNHVRHLLHDKIRDAYVHPQFIADVMKPMKIEEIMDQEVQNLSGGELQRVALVLCLGKPADVYLIDEPSAYLDSEQRLVAAKVIKRYILHAKKTGFVVEHDFIMATYLADRVIVIEGQPSVKTTAFSPQSLLNGMNRFLELLGITFRRDPNNFRPRINKNNSVKDTEQKRSGQFFFLEDEACN; encoded by the exons ATGTCGCGCAGAAAGGAGAACGAGGAGGTGGACAAGCAGACGCGTATTGCCATCGTCAGCGATGACAAGTGCAAACCGAAGCGGTGTCGGCAGGAGTGCAAGAAGACCTGCCCGGTGGTGCGCATGGGCAAGCTGTGCATCGAGGTGACGCCCACGTCCAAGATAGCCTCGTTGTCCGAGGAGCTTTGCATCGGTTGCGGTATCTGCGTCAAG AAATGCCCCTTTGAGGCCATCACAATCATCAACTTGCCCAGCAATCTGGAGAAGCACACAACGCATCGGTACAGCAAGAACTCCTTCAAGCTGCATCGTCTGCCCATTCCGCGTCCCGGTGAGGTGCTCGGTCTTGTGGGACAGAACGGTATTGGCAAGTCGACCGCTTTGAAGATTCTCGCGGGCAAGCAAAAACCGAATCTGGGGAAGTACGCCAATCCGCCCGACTGGACGGAGATCCTTAGCTACTTCCGCGGATCTGAGCTGCAGAACTACTTCACCAAGATCTTGGAGGACAACCTGAAGGCGCTGGTCAAGCCGCAGTATGTGGATCAGATCCCCAAGGCGGTACGCGGCGCTGTGGGCGATCTTCTGGATAAGAAGGACGAGAGGGATCTGCAGACCAAGATCTGTGAAATGTTGGATCTATCGCACATCCGCGATCGTGAGATCGCTCAGCTTTCTGGTGGAGAATTGCAGCGTTTTGCCATCGCCATGGTGTGCATACAGAATGCAGACATTTTCATGTTCGACGAGCCGTCCTCGTATTTGGATGTTAAGCAGCGTCTGAACGCTGCCTTGACCATTCGATCACTCCTGCATCCCACTAA GTTTATTATCGTGGTGGAGCACGATCTGTCTGTGCTGGATTACTTGTCTGATTTTATTTGCTGCCTTTATGGAGTTCCCGGTTGCTACGGTGTGGTCACTATGCCTTTCTCTGTGCGTGAAGGCATCAATATTTTCCTCGACGGCTTTGTGCCCACCGAAAACATGCGATTCCGCACTGAATCACTTACTTTCAAAGTATCTGAGTCCGCTACGGAGGAGGAGATCAAGCGCATGAACCACTACGTGTATCCCGCCATGGTCAAGACCCTTGGCAAGTTCGAACTGACGGTGGAAAAGGGTCACTTTAGCGACTCCGAGATCCTGGTGCTTCTGGGCGAGAACGGTACAGGAAAGACGACGTTCATTCGCATGCTGGCTGGTAACCTCCAACCCGATGGCGAGGTGGAACTGCCCATGCTCAATATCTCGTACAAGCCGCAGAAGATTTCCCCGAAATTCCAGAACCATGTGCGCCATTTATTGCACGATAAGATTCGTGACGCCTACGTACATCCTCAGTTTATTGCCGACGTTATGAAGCCCATGAAAATTGAGGAAATCATGGACCAGGAGGTGCAGAACCTCTCCGGTGGTGAGTTGCAGCGTGTGGCCTTGGTTCTGTGTCTTGGAAAGCCAGCGGATGTCTACCTCATCGACGAACCTTCCGCCTATTTGGACTCAGAGCAGCGTCTGGTGGCCGCCAAGGTTATCAAACG CTACATTCTGCACGCGAAGAAAACTGGATTTGTGGTGGAGCACGATTTCATCATGGCCACCTACCTCGCCGATCGTGTCATCGTGATTGAGGGTCAGCCTTCAGTGAAGACGACAGCCTTTTCGCCGCAGTCGCTGCTGAATGGCATGAACCGCTTCCTGGAACTGCTTGGTATTACCTTCCGTCGCGATCCCAACAACTTCAGGCCCCGCATCAACAAGAACAACTCGGTCAAGGACACAGAACAGAAACGCTCGGGCCAATTCTTCTTCTTGGAGGACGAAGCTTGTAACTAA
- the LOC6532636 gene encoding uncharacterized Golgi apparatus membrane protein-like protein CG5021 isoform X4 produces the protein MASATVPLLDDDTIPFGEEDDMRDPSRAGQKYTHPYVTFFHLFFRGAAIVIYMFCGWFSDSFITSFVFVVLFLSADFWTVKNISGRLLVGLRWWNYVDDDGVSHWVFESKNSRVNKNEQRIFWLGLILCPVFWSLFFLFALFGLKFKWLLLVMIAIALNAANLYGYVKCNYGASKDLNSAATDFVKTQLFKNAVDIMTRPSGAPPPTNVRPTGVV, from the exons ATGGCCTCCGCTACG GTGCCGCTGCTCGACGATGACACGATACCCTTCGGCGAGGAGGACGACATGCGGGATCCCAGTCGCGCGGGCCAGAAATACAC GCATCCGTACGTCACCTTCTTCCACCTGTTCTTCAGGGGCGCCGCCATCGTGATCTATATGTTTTGTGGCTGGTTCAGCGACTCCTTCATCACCAGCTTCGTTTTTGTGGTGCTCTTCCTGTCCGCCGACTTCTGGACGGTGAAGAACATCTCGGGAAGATTGCTGGTCGGTCTCCGCTGGTGGAACTATGTCGACGACGATGGCGTATCGCACTGGGTGTTTGAGTCCAAGAAC AGTCGGGTCAACAAGAACGAGCAGCGCATCTTCTGGCTGGGACTCATACTCTGTCCCGTCTTCTGGAGCCTCTTCTTCCTGTTTGCCCTATTTGGCCTAAAGTTCAAATGGCTACTGCTGGTGATGATCGCCATTGCGCTGAATGCCGCCAATCTGTACGGCTACGTCAAGTGTAACTATGGCGCCAGCAAGGATCTGAATTCCGCCGCCACAGACTTTGTGAAAACGCAACTCTTCAAGAATGCCGTGGACATCATGACAAGGCCCAGTGGCGCCCCGCCGCCAACCAATGTGCGTCCGACGGGAGTCGTTTAA
- the LOC6532636 gene encoding uncharacterized Golgi apparatus membrane protein-like protein CG5021 isoform X2, with translation MASATVPLLDDDTIPFGEEDDMRDPSRAGQKYTHPYVTFFHLFFRGAAIVIYMFCGWFSDSFITSFVFVVLFLSADFWTVKNISGRLLVGLRWWNYVDDDGVSHWVFESKNSESYQSRVNKNEQRIFWLGLILCPVFWSLFFLFALFGLKFKWLLLVMIAIALNAANLYGYVKCNYGASKDLNSAATDFVKTQLFKNAVDIMTRPSGAPPPTNVRPTGVV, from the exons ATGGCCTCCGCTACG GTGCCGCTGCTCGACGATGACACGATACCCTTCGGCGAGGAGGACGACATGCGGGATCCCAGTCGCGCGGGCCAGAAATACAC GCATCCGTACGTCACCTTCTTCCACCTGTTCTTCAGGGGCGCCGCCATCGTGATCTATATGTTTTGTGGCTGGTTCAGCGACTCCTTCATCACCAGCTTCGTTTTTGTGGTGCTCTTCCTGTCCGCCGACTTCTGGACGGTGAAGAACATCTCGGGAAGATTGCTGGTCGGTCTCCGCTGGTGGAACTATGTCGACGACGATGGCGTATCGCACTGGGTGTTTGAGTCCAAGAAC TCTGAATCCTATCAGAGTCGGGTCAACAAGAACGAGCAGCGCATCTTCTGGCTGGGACTCATACTCTGTCCCGTCTTCTGGAGCCTCTTCTTCCTGTTTGCCCTATTTGGCCTAAAGTTCAAATGGCTACTGCTGGTGATGATCGCCATTGCGCTGAATGCCGCCAATCTGTACGGCTACGTCAAGTGTAACTATGGCGCCAGCAAGGATCTGAATTCCGCCGCCACAGACTTTGTGAAAACGCAACTCTTCAAGAATGCCGTGGACATCATGACAAGGCCCAGTGGCGCCCCGCCGCCAACCAATGTGCGTCCGACGGGAGTCGTTTAA